The segment GCATCGCGGTGGGTCGGTTCGGGTGCTTCATGGCGGGCGACGACTACGGGCGCCCGACCGGCTCCTGGGTCGGTGTGGCGTTCCCCGAAGGTGCACCTCCGACCACCGTGGGCGTGTTGCGGGACCGCTATGGCGTCGACGTGGATCCGGAGCTGATCGCCCGCTTCGGCGACGTGATCCCGGTGCATCCCACGCAGCTCTACGAGATCGGCACCTCCTTCCTGATCCTGCTGGTCCTGCTCCGTCTGCGCCACGTCCCGCACAAGCCGGGGTGGGTCTTCGGCGCCTGGCTGGGGCTCTACGCCGTCAATCGCTTCCTGCTCGAGATCGTGCGGCTGAAGGGGGATCGCTTCCTGTTCGGCGTATTCTCGCAGGCGCAGGTCATCTCGGTGGTGCTGCTCGCGCTCTCGCTCTGGATGGTGACACGGCTCCGGGGCGCGCCGGCGCGACGCTGAGCGGGCGGGCGGGCGACACGGCCCGGCCCGCGGCGGGTCCGGTCCGCCGCGCCCCGGGTTGCGCCGGCTCCCCCCACGCCGGATGCTCGGGTGCATCCACGTCCTCCACCGGAGCGTCCCCATGATCCGTCTCCCGCTGGCCGCGGCCGCACTCCTGCTCGCCGCCGCCCCCGTATCCGCCCAGGGCCTCAAGGTCCACATCTCCGCCGACCTCGAGGGGATCACGGGGGTCGTCACGGGAGAGCAGCTCGGACCCGGCGGCTTCGAGTACGGACGCTTCCGCGAGTTCATGACGGACGAGGTCAACGCCGCCATCGAGGGCGCGCGGGCCGCGGGCGCCACCGAGATCGTGGTGGCGGACTCCCACGGCAACGGCCAGAACCTCCTCATCGAGCGGTTGCCGGAGGACGTGCTGCTGGTGCGCGCCTGGCCGCGTCCGCTCGGCATGATGGAAGGCATCGACTCGACGTTCGACGCCGCGGTCTTCATCGGCTACCACGCCAGCACCACCAATCCCGAAGGCGTGAGGGCGCATACGCTATCCAGCGCCAACCTCACGGCGGTGCGGCTGAACGGCATCGAGATGCCCGAGGCCGGTCTGAACGCCGCCGTCGCCGGCCACTTCGGTGTGCCCGTCGTGGCGATCTCCGGCGACGACGCCATCGTGGCCGAAGCCGAGCGCCTGCTCGGCACGATCGACGGGGCCGTCGTCAAGCAGGCGCTCGGCTTCCACTCGGCCGTGACCGTCATGCCGGCGGTCGGGCGCGAGCGCATCCGGGCGGCGGTGGAAGCGGGGGTGCGCGCCCACGCTGCGCGGCGCGCCTACCGGCTGGAGGGTCCCCTCCAGCTGGAGGTGGCCTTCAAGCACTACCAGCAGGCGCAGGTGCTGGCCTACCTGCCCTTCGTGGAGCTGGTCGACGCGCACACCATCCGCATGCAGGCGGACTCCATGGTGGAGATCTCCCGCTTCCTGCAGTTCATCTCGCACTACCAGCCGGGACTGGCGCCCTGAGCGGGCACGTCCCGGAGGCTGGGGTCACAGCGACAGGAGCGCGACCTCGTAGCCGATGAGCGCCGTGTAGAACAGCAGGATCCCGTGGAGGATGCCCCGCACCGGCACGAAGCGCAGCACGGAGCTCTGGTTGCAGGCCACGAGGATGAGCAGCGCAAACCCGGTCAGCAGGACCTTGAAGTTCGCGAAGAGCTGGATGTCGAGCTCCATGAGCGCGCGCATCACGGGGTTGGCCTCGCGCACGACACCGCGGGCGATCAGCTCCAGCGTGAAGATCGCGTCCAGGGTGCTGAGCGCCATCACGACGATCGTCACCACCAGGAACCACGGATGGTGCCAGTCGAGACCGGTCGCGGCGGCGTCGCCGACGCGACGCCCGTTCCTGCGTCGGCCTTTGAGCGCCCAACGCCAATCGGAGAACAGGACGTGGGCCTGTCGGCGGTCCGCGCGTCGACGCTCCATGGGCCTCTCCTGACGGGTCGGATCGGGATGCTGGTCCGGCTCGATGGGCAGGGCGTATGCCAGGAGCCGACTCAGGGCGAGGATGACACGTCCAACCACCGTCGGACAAGGACTTCGCCTGCCCGGGCATACACCTTGGCGGGGTAGAGGTGGCAGTCGGATGTGTTGCGTCCGCGCACACATCCGTTGTAGCGCAGAAGCGCCCGCTCCATGTCCCCGCCGGAGCGGTCGACGAGGGTCCGCAGCAGGCGGGCGCCGTGGCACAGGTTGGTGGCGATGTCCTCCAGATCGGAACCCGGGCAGCCCCAGCGCCCGGCGTGGAACGGCATCACCTGCAGCAGGCCGACCGCCCCGACCGGGCTCCGGGCGGCAGGGTCCAACCACGGATTCTCCACCAACAGGACGGCCGTCAGGAGGCGGGGATCGAGTCCGGCGTCGCGTCCGGCGCCCACCAGGGCCAGCGCCAGCGTGCGCACGAACGCGGAATCGTCCGAGAACGTCGCGAGCATCGTGGTGAGCGGCTCCACCTCGGCTCGATAGACGGAGTCCGCGCGCTCGATCCCGGATCGGAGACGCTCCACACGCTCATGGAGCTCCGAGCGTTCGGGCTGCGCTCCCGCAGGGGAGACATCCGGTGGGGGCCGGGTCGCCGCGAGCAACAGGGCCGGAACCAGGAGAAGCGTCGCGTTGCGCACGGGGGGTCGCTCCCGTCGGGGTAGGGCCGGAGGCGGAGGCGCCTCCCTGCCATCCTGGAGGGCGACGTCGCCCGCCCGCGGCGGACAGGCCGGACGACGTAGATGCGGACGCACGATGCCGTAGGAACGGCGCGAAGCCCTGGCGGCGGCGGATCGGCGGGCCTTCTATTGCACCCGGACGCCGCACGCTCCACGGACCCGCCCGAGAGAGGTTCACGCCATGCTCCGCCGCGCCGTTTCCCTGCTCGCTGCCGTGCTGGGCACGGCTCCGGGTGCCCTGCAGGCCCAGACTGCGCCTCGACCCATGACCGTCGTGGACCTGATCGAGTTGTCCTCCCTGGGCGACGCGGATCTCGCGCCGGATGGAGCGCGGATCGCGTTCGTACGCAGCGAGGCGGACTGGGAGCGCAACGAAACGGTGCAGCACGTCTGGTGGGTGCCCGTCGCGGGTGGCGAGGCCGTACAGCTCACCAACGGGGAGAAGGGCGAGACGAGCCCGCGCTGGTCGCCGGACGGCGCTACGCTCGCCTTCCTGGCCGAGCGCCCCGGGCGCGAGGGCCAGGAGATCTGGCTCATCGGCGCGCGCGGCGGCGAGGCCTGGCCGCTGACGGATCATCCCACGGCCCCGGCCGATCCCCGCTGGTCGCCCGATGGCCGCTGGGTCTGGTTCCTGGCGCCCGATCCCCGCACGGACGAGCTGCAGGAGCGACTGGACGAGCTCGACGACGTCTACGCGTACGACGAGAACTACGAGGAGCGGCACCTGTGGCGGGTGCCGGTGGACGGCGGGGCCCCCGAGCGCATGACCGACGGGGACGGCTCCATCATCGGGTATGCGCTGTCGCGCGACGGGTCGCGCGTCGTCCTGCATCGCGCGCCTTCGCCGCTCTACGACAACGCCGACGAAGCCGACGTGTGGGTGTTGGACGTGGCCAGCGGCGCTTCGACGCGCCTGACCGACAACGACGTCACCGAAGCGGGCGCGGAGCTGTCGCCGGACGGCAGAACCGTGCTCTTCCGGTCCGACTCCAACGAGCGGCTCGAGACCTACTACAACGACAAGATCTTCCTCGTCCCGGCGCAGGGGGGCACCCCCCGGGTGCTGATGCCCGACCTCCCCTACGAGGTCACCGACGCCACCTGGTCGGCGGACGGGGCCAGCATCTGGTTCGTGGCCAACACCGGCGTGCGCACCGAGCTGTTCCGCGTCGGCGTTTCCGACGGTCGTTGGACGCAGGTCACCAGGGGTGACCATACCCTGGGGTCGTGGGACTACGCCCCGGCCGTGGACCGCCACGTGTTCGGACTGAACACCGCCACGAACAACGGCGATCTCTGGGTCCTGGACACCGGAGGGCGCGCGACGCCGACCCCTCGACAGGTCACGCACGTCTTCGACGATCTCGCCACCCGCTTCGCCCTTCCACGGCAGGAGGCCATCACCTGGACCGGCGAGGACGGGGTCGAGGTGGAGGGGCTGCTCTTCTATCCGCTCGAGTGGCGGGAGGGGCAGCGCTATCCCCTGGTGGTGCAGACCCACGGCGGGCCGGCCGCGTCCGACAAGTTCGGCTTCGGCAACGCGCACAACTACACACACAAGCTGACCGCGCTCGGCTACTTCGTCTTCAAGCCCAACTATCGCGGGAGCACCGGATACGGAGACGACTTCCTCCGCAACATGGTGGGGCACTACTTCGACCAGGCCCACCTGGACGTGATGGCGGGCGTCGACCACCTCATCGCGGAGGGTCTGGTGGATGGCGAGCGCATGGCCAAGATGGGTTGGAGCGCCGGTGGCCACATGACCAACAAGATCATCACCGTCACCGACCGCTTCCGTGCCGCATCCTCCGGCGCGGGTGCCGCGAACTGGGTGTCCATGTATGCGCAATCGGACGTCCGCACCTACCGGACGCCGTGGTTCGGTGGCACGCCCTGGCAGAAGGACGCGCCGGTGGAGCGCTACTGGGAGGATTCGCCGCTCAAGGACGTGGCCAACGTCACCACTCCGACGCTGTTCCTGGTCGGGGAGGAGGATGCCCGCGTGCCCATGCCCCAATCCGTGGAGATGTACCGCGGCCTCAAGAGCAACGATGTGCCCACGCACCTGTACGTGGCTCCCCGCGAAGGCCACGGATGGCAGGAGCTCCGCCATCGTCTGTTCAAGGCGAACGTGGAGCTGGACTGGTTCGAGCGTTGGGTGCGCGAACGCGACTACACGTGGGAGGAGGTTCCTACGCCCGCGCGTGCGGTGAGCGAGGACGGTCAGGACGCATGAGCCGTCCCCGCGCCGGCTCAGCCGGCGCGGGACCCGTCCGGGATGGGGCCTTCGGGGACGGCGAAGCGCGGCGTGACGCCATCTGCGTGTCCGAGATCGAACAGCATGCCCTCGGAGACCTCCCCGGCCATGGGACGGGGCTCGAGGTTGACCACGAACAGGGTCTGGACGCCTTCGAGCGCCTTGAGGTCGGGACGCTCCTTCTTCATCCCCGAGAGGATGATGCGGGTGTGATCCCCGAAGTCCACGCGGAGCCGGAGCAGCTTCGCGGAGCCCTCGACCTCGGTCACCTCCGCGATGGTGCCGACGCGGATGTCGAGCTTCTGGAAGTCGTCGAACGTGATCGTCGGCTTGATGGGAGCGGGTTGCATCAGCGGATCCTCGCGGAGCGGTTGCCGAACACGGTGTAGTGGGTGACGCGGCCCTGGCCGTCGCGGTGGAAGATCACGTCCTCCCCGCGTTCGCCGTCGTCGCGGATCCGGTAGAACGTGTCGCCGGCGTCGTGGCGCAGGCGCGTCAACGCGCGCAGCGGTTGGTCGGTCGGCAGGGACAGGAACGCCAGGCCGCCCTTCCACCGCACCACGGCGGTCTCCGAGCCCCAGGGCTGGGCCGAATAGGTGCCGACATACGGCGTCAGATCGAGCGTCGGCTCCGACTCGGCGCTCGGTGCTTCCTCGCCTTCCCCCGCGGCCGCTGTCCGGATCGCCTCGGCCACCAGGTCGTACATGCCGTTGGTGTAGGTCCCTGCGTTCACCATCGCGTTCGCCATGAACACGGTCGCGATGCGATCGTCGTTCTGCATGGTGAGCTGGCTGCGGAACCCGGGGCAGCTTCCCCCGTGCCCGACGAACGTGCGCTCGCCCCGGCGCGAGATGCTGAAGCCCAGGCCCCAGAACGTGTTCCACGCCGGATCCACGTAGTGCACGCGCTGCATCTCGGCGAGCGTGTGGGCGCTCAGGACCTCGCGGCGCTCCCCGGTCAGCCGGAACTGCCAGGAGGCGAAGCGCGCCAGGTCCTCCGCGGTGCTGGCGAAGCCGGCGGCCGGCGCGATCCCGCGGGTCTGGAAGGGCGCCACCTCGTGCCGGGTGCCGTCCCGGGTCGGCGCGCCATAGCCAGTGGCCAGCCGGCCCCCCTCGTGCTGCGCGGGGATCTCCGGGTGCGTGTCGTGCAGGCCCAGGGGCGCCAGGATCTCGCTCTCCACGTAGTCGGCGTACGGCCGCCCGGACACCGCCGCCACGATCTCCCCCGCCAGCGTCAGACCCAGATTGGAGTACTGGAAGTACTTCCACGGGGGGTACAGCGTCTCCTGCTCGGCCAGTCCGTCCACGATCTCGTCGTGCGTCGGGAACGTGAAGTCGGGCTCGCTCCAGTACGGGTGGTTGGACTCGCGCGGCAGCCCGGCCGAATGGGTCAGGACGCCTTCGACCGTGATCGGTGCCGCCCCCTCGTAGCGCTGCGCGAGGGTGAACCAGGGCAGGTGCTTCTGCACCGGGTCGCGCAGGTCCAGGAGGCCGCGATCGCGCAGCTGCAGCACGGCCACGGACGTGAAGAGCTTGGAGATGGAGCAGATGCTGTAGAGCGTGGCGGCGGTCGCTGCCTCGCCGCGCTGCGGGTGGGCCATCCCCATCGCGCCGCTCCAGACCAGCTCCTGGTCGTGGACCACGGCCGCCGAGAACCCGGGGATCTGCTCGTAGGCCCGCTGGGCGTCGAGCCAGGTCGTGACCACGGCCAGTGCCTCCGAGACCCGGGGATCCCGGGCGACGTCCTGCGCGGACGCGGCGGACGTCGCGAGCGGGACCACGCCGAGCACGAGCGCGTGGAAGAGGGAGGTGCGGGTCATGGGAGCTCCGGGGTTCGCGGTGGAGGGAGCAACATGCGCCCGCGCCGGCCGGCGGGTCCAGTCGCCGGGCGCGCGCGCGGGTGCCGCGGGGCGGGCCGCGTGCTATCGTCCCAGCGGCCCGACCGTGGGCCGGTCGCGAGTCCCCCTGTCCGGAGGCCCTCATGGACGCTCGCTGTGTCCGGTGGCGGTGGTGCGCCCCGCTACTCGCGCTGTGCGTCCTCCCGCCGCCTCTCACGGGACAGGAGCCGGGCACGTTCGCCGGGATCCGCGAGGGACTGCCCACCGGTAGCGCGGCCATCGCGTCCACGGGTCTGGTCCTCGCCTGGGACATGGAGACGCGGACGGCGGATGGGCGACTGCGGGACTTCAGCGGACGCGGCCACCACGGCGAGCTCGGCGTCACGACCCCGGTGGCGGGTCTGCTGGGCGGTGCGCTCGCCTTCGCGCGTGTCGCGGAGCGCGTCCACGTCGCGGAGCACGCCGACCTCGACCTGGAGGGACCGCTCACGATCGCGGCCTGGATGCGGGTCGACTCGTTGGGGCTTCATCAGCACGTGCTGGCCTGCGACGACGTCTGGGCCTTCTGGATCACCCCCGACGACCGCTACCGCCTGGGTGACACCCGGGGCGGGGGCGTATCCACCGCGCCCGGGACCGTGCGCCGCGGTCGCTGGAGCTCCGTGGTCGTCGTGCTCGACGGGACGGCCGGCGACCCCATCGACACCGATCTGGTGCGGATCTGGGTGGATGGCCGACCCGCACCGGCGGACACCCACCTGCGGAGCGCCGCGGCCGCCGAAGGGGGGCGCTGGAACCCGGGCGATCTCCACCGCACGGATGCGTGCTATGCCGGCTTCGAGTCCCACCAAGGCAACGAAGCGCACCAGTCGATGCCGTTCGTGGGTGCCCTGGACGAGGTGCTGGTGTTCGAGCGCGCCTGGACGGAGCAGGAGATCGTCGCCTTCTCCGCGCGCTTCGGCGCCGAGGAGCGGGCCGTGCTGGACGTGGCCGAGCGCTTCTTCGCGGCGATGGCGGCCCGCGACACCACGCGGCTGGCGCCGCTCTCCCACCCCGCCCTGACGCTCGTCGCCACCAGCGCGGTCGGGGATTCGACGGTCGCGCGGGCGTCCGACCGCGCCACGTTCTTCCGGCAGATCGCCGGAGCCGACCGGGTCCCGATCGAGCGTTTGTGGGACGCCCGGGTGCAGGTCCGGGAGGGCATCGCCACCGTATGGGCTCCCTACGATCTGTACTGGGACTCGACCTTCAGTCATTGCGGGATCGACGCGTTCCAGATGGTCCGCACCGGGCGCCGCTGGCAGGTGACCTCGATCGTCTATACCGTTGAACGGCCCCCGGCCCGGTGTGAGACCCACCCGGACGGGCCCCCGTGACGGTGGACGAACCTCCCGTCCGGATCCGCCTCCCGCGCAGGTCCCGGTCCATGCAGGCCCTGATCGTCACCCAGGCTCGCTCGCTCCGCGCCTTGCCATCCGCAGGCGTCTGAACCGTGGTCTCCCGCACGGCAGGCTACGCGCTCAATGCTGCGCTCCACATCGCCCGACAGGAGGGCCCGGTCCCCGCTGGGGTGGTGGCCGAATCGCTCGGCGTGCCGGGCACCTATCTCGCAAAGATCCTGAACACACTCGCGCGCCAGGGCGTGCTGGTCTCCGAGCGCGGCCGCCATGGCGGCTTCCGGCTGGCGCGGCCGGCGGACCAGATCCGGTTGCTCGAGGTCGTGGAGCGCTTCGACGAGATGGGGAGCACGCGCCAGTGTCTCCTGGGGCGCGGGACCTGTTCGGAGGTCGGAAGCTGCCCCGCCCACACCGCCTGGCGCGAAGCCAGCGCGCCGGTCTTCCGCTTCTTCGAGAAGCACTCGCTCGCGGACCTGCTCTAGACGCTCCTCAGGTCGCCGGTGGTCCAGGCCCCGGGGCCCGCACGGGGCGGACCGCGGCGCTCGGCCTCGCTCAGAGATCCATCCGCTCGAAGCGGCGCAGGGCCAGCGCCACCGGCAGGGCGATCCAGGCGAGCAGGGCACCCACGGCCACGGCCACGCCCACCGCGCTGCCGAAGAAGCGCTGGAAGACGGCGCCCGTGTACCCCGTGAGCGCCGAGGCGTCGAGGGCCAGCAGGGCCAGCACGCGGGCCAGATCCACCGGGTTGAGGATCATGGCCAGCAGCAGGGGCCGCTCCAGCGGCCAGGCCGCGAAGGTATGCGCACCCAGGAGGACGGCCCCGTCGTACAGGACCGTGAGCGCCAGCCAGAGCAGGAGGGCCAGGCCCAGGCCGCGTGCCGTCTCGGCGACGCGCAGGGCCACCCAGCACCCGATGGCCGTGAAGACCAGCGTGAGGAGCACACCGCCCAGCACCACGCGGATGGCCGCAGCCGCGTGGTCGGCCAACCCGTGCAGCGCCAGCGGCAGCACGGTGCCCACGCAGAACGCCGTGGCGAGCGGCAGCGCCAGGCCCAGGTAGAGCGCCAGGAAGAGCGGCCGGCGCCCGACCGGGTGGGACAGGACGAGCTCGATGAAGTCGCGGCCCTCGTAGAGCGCGATGGCCGCGAAGAGGACGCTCACCAGCGGCACGACCAGCAGCGTGACGCTGGCGAGCGACGGCAGCGCGCGCTCGAGCCCGCCGCCGAAGCGGAGCAGGCCGGCGCTCACCGCCGCGAAGAAAAGCGCGTACCCTGCGACACCCCGTCCCCGGAGTGTGTCGCGCAGTGTGTAGGTGAGGACGTTCGCGGTCCCCGTGCGCAGCTCGTCCATCAGGCCACCTCCCACCCCGGGTGCAGGGTCATGCGGCGGACGTCCGTCGGTTCTGCGGAGGCGCCCCCGCCTCCGGTCAGGAGGCTGGCGACGGCCGCCTCCAGGTCGGCCTGGCCGGTGCGCGACAGCAGCTCCAGGCGGGCGCCGGCGAAGCACACGGTCCCCTCGACCAGGAACACGACGTCGTCGGCGAGCGCCGTGACCTGCCCCAGGTCGTGCGAGGTGAGCAGGACAGCGGTTCCCGCGTCCACTTCACCGCGGATCTTCGCCTTGAGGATGCGGGCCGCCACCGGATCCAGCCCGGCCGTCGGCTCGTCCAGGATCAGCACCGGCGTGCGGTAGCGGAACGCGAGCGCCGCGTTGACCTTCTGCCGCGTCCCGCCGGACAGCGCCCGGAACGGCCGATCCATCCAGGGCTCCAGGCCGAAGGCTCCGACCAGCTCCTCGTCCGGCGGTCCCTGGAAGCCGCGCAGATCGTCGAGCATCGCGGCCAGCTCGCGCGCGGAGAGGTTGCCGGGGAAGCGGGGGAGTTGCGGCATGTACCCGATGTCGCGGCGATACGTCGAGCCCTGCCCGGCCTCCACGCCGAGGAGCGCGAGGGAGCCCGCGTCCGGGCGGACCAGCCCCAGCGCCACCTTGATGAGGGTCGTCTTGCCCGCCCCGTTCGGTCCCAGCAAGGCCGTGACGCGTCCCGGGTGCAGCTCCAGCCCTGCACCCCGCAGCACGGCATGGCGGCCGTAGCGCTTGTGGATCCCGTCCAGGGTCAGGGCCATGCTGCGGCGGCTCACGACATCCTCCAGGCGGAGGTGGGCGGCGTCAGCAGAGGACGCTCGTCCACGAGATTGGCGGGCGTCAGCACGGGCAGGATCTGCTCGGCGACGTCGAGAAGGAGCACCAGCAGGCTGCGGTGCAGGAGCAGGATGGGCCGGGTCTGCTCCGCGAGGAGGGCGAACAGGCGCACCGGGTGGAACGGCACGTCGCCCGCGCCATCCCGATCGAGATCGTAGCCCCGGTAGCGATCCCAGTAGTTGCCCTCGAAACGGCTGTGGGTGCGCCGGCTGTTGGTCGACACGTCGAACGAGTTGGCGAGGAACGTGTTGCGGGCGAAGCGGCTCCCCTCGCTGTTCGCCATGAGCTGGATGGCCCACCCGTTCCCGGTGAAGTCGTTGTCCTCCACCGTGAGGCGGGTCACGCCTTCGGCGTACAGCCCCACGCTGTTGTCGCGGAAGCGATTGCCCTCGATGCGGCTGTCACGGATGTCCTTGAGCAGCAGCCCGTAGGCGGCCATCCCGCGGTTGCGATCGAAGTCGTTGCCCACCATCAGCACGTCGCGGGTGTACATGACCGCTACACCTGCACCGTTCGCCGCGAAGCGGTTGCTGCGGTAGCGGCATCCATCCGAGAACATGAAGTGGAGCCCGTACCGGACGTTGTGGGCGCTGTCGTTGCGCTCGACGTCACTGTCCTCCACGAACTCGAAGTAGATGCCGTCCCGGTGTCCTGAGATGCGGTTGTCCTCCACCCGTACACGCTTCGAGTACCACAGGTGGATGCCGTTGCCGGCGCGCGTCTCGCGCGTCGCGCTCGCCGTGAGGGTGTTGCCCACCACCCGGCAGTCGCCGGCGTTGGCGAGGTAGATGCCGAAGAACGTGTCGAAGAACCGGTTGCCCTCGAGCGTGCAGAAGCGGGCGCCGTCCACCAGCAGGGCGGCTCGATCCTCGGTGAACGAGATGCCGGTATCGCGGAAGGTGAGGCCGCGCACGGTGACCGAATCCGACCGCACCACGATCAGGCCGCGCTCGCCACGGCCGTCCAGCACCGCTCCGGGCGCACCGACCAGGGTGACCGGCCGGTCCAGCACCAGGGTGGGTTCGTCGTAGACGCCCGGCTGCACCCAGACCGTGTCGTGCGGTGCGGCCGCGGCGATCCCGGCCGCCACGCTGGTGTGCGGCCCGTCCGGACCCACGACGATCCAGGTCGTCGAGGGCACCACCCACGCCAGGAGCAATAGCGCGGCGTTCACGGCGCGCCCATCCCGGCATGCGCGTCGTGCGCGGCGTGTCCGGCCGCCGGTTGCCCTCCCGGCCAGCGCTCCGCCACCAGCGCGCGCGCGCCCTGCCAGTCGAGCGCACGCCCGCCGTGCTGCGCGCGCGCGCGGTCGCGCGCCGACTCGGAGGCGAACGCCACCAGGCCCAGGCCCATCGGTGAGCCCAGGCCGGCGCTCTCCAGGTAGTGGGCGGACCCGGCCTCGACCAGGCCATCCGCGGAGGACCGGTCCCGCACCCACAGGGAGCCGGAGTCGGCATCCGGGTCGTGGTCCAGCCACGCCACCATGCACTCGATCGAATCGAAGACGTAGATGCGACCCCGTGTGCCGATGGCCTCGGCACCGCCCCCGTCGTCCGCGACGGTCATGTGGCAGCGCTCACAGACGTCGGTCCCCACGGCCAGGGGGCGCGGTCCGGGTGCGCCGCACGCGCCCATCCCGACCGCGAGCACGGACAGGGCGGCCGCGGCGGGAAGCGCCGCGCCCCGGGCGCGCGGGCGTCGGACACGCGGTCCCCGACCGGTCCGCAGCTCCGAGGTGGCGACAGCCACGGCGGTGACGCCCACCATCACCAGGATCCAGCCGCCGGCGCCCGGCCAGGAGTGGGCCGTGAAGTTCAGGATCTGCCGCGAGCCCAGCAGGGGGGGCTGATAGCTCATCCCGGGGATCTTGATGATCGCGTGCTCCTCGTCCAGGTTGTGCCCGTAGTCGTGCTCCCAACGGTAGAAGTCGGCGAGGCCGACGACCGCGATGAGCAGGTAGCCTGCCGTCCAGACGTACAGCGCCTTGCGGCGACCCAGCGCCGCCACTGCCACGCCCCCCGCCAGCAGCGCGCCCACCAGCCAGGGCATCCACACGAGCTCCGGGATGGACTCGGGCTCGATGCGGCGCATGCCGATGTAGTGGTTCAGGTTGTTGATGTTGCCGAGGTCGTTGGGCTTCTTCCCCTCGATGGTGTTCACGCGGATCACCATGCCCAGCCCCTCCGGGTACTGCGGGGCTTCCAGGTCGATGGTCCACACCGGGAGCGCGAAGACCAGGCCCAGCGCCAACGCGGCCACCAGCACCAGGATCCGGCTCGCTCGGGTCATCATGATCGGTTCCTCGAGATCGGGGTCGGGCCGGGGGACGGACGGGCCGCCCCCCGGCACAGGGAAATCACTGCGTCGTCCACGTCCCGCCGGTGCCCCAGCGCAGCGTCGTGCTCGAGCCGGTGGGAGACACCCGGACGTAGCCCTGCATCTCCTGGTGGAGCGCGGAGCAGAAGTCCGTGCAGTAGAAGGGGTAGATCCCCGCCGACTCCGGCACCCACTTCAGGGTCCGGGTCTGACCCGGCATCACGAGCAGCTCGGCGTTGTTGGCGCCGAAGGCGGCGAAGCCGTGCGGCACGTCCCAGTCCTGCTCGAGGTTCGTGACGTGGAAGTAGACTTCGTCGCCGACGCGGATGCCTTCGATGTTGTCGGGCGCGAAGTGGCTGCGGATCGCCGTCATGTAGACGTGCACCTCGGTGCCGCGCCGTTCCACGCGCGCTTCCGCCTCCGACCGTGTCGCATACGGGTTGTGGTTGTTC is part of the Gemmatimonadota bacterium genome and harbors:
- a CDS encoding LamG-like jellyroll fold domain-containing protein translates to MDARCVRWRWCAPLLALCVLPPPLTGQEPGTFAGIREGLPTGSAAIASTGLVLAWDMETRTADGRLRDFSGRGHHGELGVTTPVAGLLGGALAFARVAERVHVAEHADLDLEGPLTIAAWMRVDSLGLHQHVLACDDVWAFWITPDDRYRLGDTRGGGVSTAPGTVRRGRWSSVVVVLDGTAGDPIDTDLVRIWVDGRPAPADTHLRSAAAAEGGRWNPGDLHRTDACYAGFESHQGNEAHQSMPFVGALDEVLVFERAWTEQEIVAFSARFGAEERAVLDVAERFFAAMAARDTTRLAPLSHPALTLVATSAVGDSTVARASDRATFFRQIAGADRVPIERLWDARVQVREGIATVWAPYDLYWDSTFSHCGIDAFQMVRTGRRWQVTSIVYTVERPPARCETHPDGPP
- a CDS encoding Rrf2 family transcriptional regulator, producing the protein MVSRTAGYALNAALHIARQEGPVPAGVVAESLGVPGTYLAKILNTLARQGVLVSERGRHGGFRLARPADQIRLLEVVERFDEMGSTRQCLLGRGTCSEVGSCPAHTAWREASAPVFRFFEKHSLADLL
- a CDS encoding ABC transporter permease subunit, translating into MDELRTGTANVLTYTLRDTLRGRGVAGYALFFAAVSAGLLRFGGGLERALPSLASVTLLVVPLVSVLFAAIALYEGRDFIELVLSHPVGRRPLFLALYLGLALPLATAFCVGTVLPLALHGLADHAAAAIRVVLGGVLLTLVFTAIGCWVALRVAETARGLGLALLLWLALTVLYDGAVLLGAHTFAAWPLERPLLLAMILNPVDLARVLALLALDASALTGYTGAVFQRFFGSAVGVAVAVGALLAWIALPVALALRRFERMDL
- a CDS encoding ABC transporter ATP-binding protein — its product is MSRRSMALTLDGIHKRYGRHAVLRGAGLELHPGRVTALLGPNGAGKTTLIKVALGLVRPDAGSLALLGVEAGQGSTYRRDIGYMPQLPRFPGNLSARELAAMLDDLRGFQGPPDEELVGAFGLEPWMDRPFRALSGGTRQKVNAALAFRYRTPVLILDEPTAGLDPVAARILKAKIRGEVDAGTAVLLTSHDLGQVTALADDVVFLVEGTVCFAGARLELLSRTGQADLEAAVASLLTGGGGASAEPTDVRRMTLHPGWEVA
- the nosD gene encoding nitrous oxide reductase family maturation protein NosD codes for the protein MNAALLLLAWVVPSTTWIVVGPDGPHTSVAAGIAAAAPHDTVWVQPGVYDEPTLVLDRPVTLVGAPGAVLDGRGERGLIVVRSDSVTVRGLTFRDTGISFTEDRAALLVDGARFCTLEGNRFFDTFFGIYLANAGDCRVVGNTLTASATRETRAGNGIHLWYSKRVRVEDNRISGHRDGIYFEFVEDSDVERNDSAHNVRYGLHFMFSDGCRYRSNRFAANGAGVAVMYTRDVLMVGNDFDRNRGMAAYGLLLKDIRDSRIEGNRFRDNSVGLYAEGVTRLTVEDNDFTGNGWAIQLMANSEGSRFARNTFLANSFDVSTNSRRTHSRFEGNYWDRYRGYDLDRDGAGDVPFHPVRLFALLAEQTRPILLLHRSLLVLLLDVAEQILPVLTPANLVDERPLLTPPTSAWRMS
- a CDS encoding nitrous oxide reductase accessory protein NosL → MMTRASRILVLVAALALGLVFALPVWTIDLEAPQYPEGLGMVIRVNTIEGKKPNDLGNINNLNHYIGMRRIEPESIPELVWMPWLVGALLAGGVAVAALGRRKALYVWTAGYLLIAVVGLADFYRWEHDYGHNLDEEHAIIKIPGMSYQPPLLGSRQILNFTAHSWPGAGGWILVMVGVTAVAVATSELRTGRGPRVRRPRARGAALPAAAALSVLAVGMGACGAPGPRPLAVGTDVCERCHMTVADDGGGAEAIGTRGRIYVFDSIECMVAWLDHDPDADSGSLWVRDRSSADGLVEAGSAHYLESAGLGSPMGLGLVAFASESARDRARAQHGGRALDWQGARALVAERWPGGQPAAGHAAHDAHAGMGAP